The stretch of DNA GACCCCCAAAACCCCCACAGGATGTCCTTGAGGCGCAACGTCTCAGAGCCGAAGCAGAATATCTAGCAGAGCAACGTCGAAAGGAAGCTCAGGAGCTGAAAGAGCAGGAAGAGAGCAATGGCAGACGGAAGAGACGCGTTAAAATTCCTGAACGTTTCCGGAGTGTGGTGCAGGGGAAGGAACTCGAAAAGGTCTACGTGGCACAGGGAGTTATCGACAAGACAGACATTTCCGACACTGACGAGGGGGCTGCTGTATCCATAATTGAGAATACCACTGATGATGGGCGAGGAAGTCAAGTAATTGGGCATCTCAAGTCCGCCGATGGAGCCGTTCTCAGTGATTTGGTTGTGACGCAAAAGACAGAATTTCACCGGAAGGGACGCGTGGCGAGGCTCAAGATGCGCTTTGTCTGTGATGTTTGCAGTAAAACCTTCTCGCACGAATTGAGATTCCTCACGCACAGAGCAACGCATCAGAATGTGCGGTATGAGTGCACAGAGTGCCTCCAGAGATTCCTCACGAAGGAACTCCTGAAGGAGCATCACGCAACATCCGGGCACAATGGTCAGGGAATCGTTGAGAGTGTTGAGgtgagtggaaaaattttatttgtttttttttccgggaaaatttggggagaaaaaaaaatcttccccaGATTCGAACCGGAGGCTTTCTGTTGAAAATCCAGCAGCTCTAACAATTGCTCTACTTGCCTCATTACCTTTGCATTTgtacgacttttttttttgaacatatTTTACTTCACAACAATCCTTTACAAGAGGTTTTACAAGCACAATCACATACAATGTGTTCGCTAAATATTTCTCACTAAATAACTTCCATATATAAGTGCTTAAATACGTTCATTACATGACCATTTAAAGCTAGAAAAGGGGATTTTTGTTTTCCTCCTCCGGAAAATGCCACAGCTTTTGTTTTTACCAATTTGCACACTTCCAGGCTAGGCCAGGCAAGACTCTTGAAAAATTGGCTAATTAGaagaaagttttgtgaaaaaagaattcttaaaaagaaGTTCGGTAAATGTTTGAGCGAATTTTGCTTCTTAATCTCTGATTTGTTTCCTACGCTCCCATGCAGTTTGCATGGCCCAAATGCTAAGGGGACGCATGTACCCAATAGCCCTGTAGTAGCGTTCAGCATAGAGTGCCTCGGGGGTGTCAAAGCTCATTCCCAGGCGCTCTGAGAGGGTTTTGTACAAGCCCCCAGCTGTTGCGAAGGCTTCCTCAAACATCCCTTCGTGAATCATGAGGGAAGCCAAGCCGTACGTTACCCCCGTCCAGGCTTCTTCACTCTGAATTGTCGTCCAATCGGGATGTCCTTTGTCCGGTTGTGCTGCCTGTATGTACCCATTAACAGCCCCAAGGGTGCCATTACAGAAGCGCTTGACATTATTCTCAAAGATCACTTTAAGGGCTGACCGGACATTCTCCTTGGGGAAGAGTTCGTAGTCAAACCCGCAAGATTTCAAATACCAATGCCCACAGAGTTGATCTGACATAATTGTGTCCTTATTCCCTGGGGCTGTGTCGAATTTGTAGAATGTTCCATTCCAGAGTTTCTCCTCAAAGGAACGTTTACCCTTCTCAAGGATATCTGAGTATTTTACACATTCATCCGGTTGGTCCATTTTATTGGCCATAATTGCCATGCAGTGGAGGCTTGCTAGCCACAAACTTCCACAGTATGAGctgaaagaaagaagaaggaataaaatgtTGGAGTTTGCTTGTCAACAAGCTAGTTCGGCTGAATCTTCTTCACAAGCCAGGCTTTTACTTTAggtatatattaaaaaatttgtgTTTCTAAGTCGGCTTTAGGTCTTTTAAGGTCTGCcttttaaggtttttaaaGTCAGGTTTCTAAAACCTTAAAGCTAGGTCAGGTTGAAACAGAActgttagattttttaaattatttatcaattgcAATGCCCGAAGACTATCAAAGTTTTAAGCAGCATGACCTAAGCTTTGAATCctaaaaacttaggcctagccTTGAAAACTTAGGTCttgcgtaaaaaaaaagcctagGTTGAAAAACCAAGACCTAgattaaatttacttaaaactgactccaaaaaattaagtttagtTCAAAAAGTTAAGACCTAGCTCCAAAAACTTAGATCTAGCCTTAAAAAGTTCTAacctagcttaaaaaacaaaaatctagatgaaatttacttaaaactgaCTCCAAAAAATTAGATCAAGCTTTAAAAGTTGATACCTAGCTCCAAAAACTTAGATGTAGCCTTAAGAACTTAacgttttatgaaaaaataaagatctttcttaccTTGGTCCATCCATTACCCACGAATCGTACGTTTGATCGGGAAATTTGCTATTCTCAATGAGCCCATCACCATCGTGATCCCATTCGAGACTCTTTGCCATGACAGCCTTGCATGCTGGGTACATGGCTTTGAGGTAAACAAGGGCATCCATGAGGTAGACTTTCCCATTTGTCTCATTGATGTACATCGATGCTGACTTCCGGTTCGCCTTATCGTCCGGCGACAGGCGATTCCTATTGTCGTGTGCGTACATTTCAAACAAGCTCTCCTTGTCAATGAACTCAATTGAGCTGAATTTGCTGGCATTCTCGGCATTAGCCTGTGCCAGTTGACTCAGTACGTAGTAGTCCCGGTAGACTTGAAGGACAAACTTCGTATTGAGATCCTTCCATTCGGCTACATCGTGAATTGGGTAGGAATTTGGGAGGATGTAGGGTTCCTCCCATGGATCACCCAAATCATGAGGTACACTGTCCTTGGCCTTCCGTGCGCTGACTTTCCCATCGTAGAGACATTTACGGGGTTCAGAAACTTCCGAAAAGATGGAATCACGGAAATCATACTGAAGACTAACTTGTAGATTAGGCCAGAGATTAGCAATGGCATGAGAGGCATAGAAGTGAACATCGTATGTGTTGTACATGCGATACTCGTGGcccctttgaaaaaaaaatcaaatatttataaaagaaaaggaaaagttttgttccaaataaaaaattactcgAGATAGGCAAATCGGCCGTAGGCAATGCGAGGATCGTCAAAGGATAAATCATCATTGGGATCAATGGTAAACCAGCAGGTTCCGCCGTCAGAGATAAAATATAGCTCATTGAATATTGCACTCTTGTACCAATCAGGGAGATCTCTGCAAAAGATCaagaaattagtttaaaactaaagaagaatttttttttaattccttaaaGAAACTCACGGATCTTCCAAAATTGGCCTCTGCCACAAATCTATCTGCTGCTCCCATTTGTGATAGTTCATTAGGGCGTAGTCAGCAATACGTGGTCCACCCTCACCCGAATTCCCAAAGTGTTTTGTGTAGTAGCGTGAGTATTGTTTGAgttttttgccaaaattaaCAATTGGCATATCCCATGCTAGACAAAATTCCACCTCACCCGTTGCTTCGGCTTTTAGGGCAATCTCCCCACTTATAGCCACACCCACATCCTTCCCTTTGAGGTTCTCATCAACAGCTTTATCCGAAAGCTTTCCGGTTTCCTTTAAATCCATCCACAACTTCTCACCATTGCCATTTGGATCGAATTTATGACAACGCGTAATTGTTGTGTCGCCAGAGACTTTGCAGGCTAAATTGTACGTACACTCCATGCCGGCAATCTTCTGTTTTATAGCTACACCCTTGGCATTTCCTTCGCCAAAGGGGAATGTTGTTGGGTTGCCTTGAAAGGAAATTTAGGGATTGTTAactgaatgaaaaaatgaaaaaaaaggaaaaactccaAAGAAATTAGCGAGATTTGAACCAGGGACTTTTTCGTTGGAATGGTGCATTTTAACCAATTACACCATCATATTCTATGGAGCTTCATATAAGCTTTTCACACATGTGTTACTTATTTGATCGATTTATGCTTTAGAGAAATACTttcaaaaagcaaaagaatttaagaactGAAATGAAATACCTTCAGCATCTTGTTTCTTCGATCCAGTACCATTCTTAAAGGTGAACGTAATGGAAACCTTTCTATCCTTATCACAGACATTTTCAGCAGTCCACACAAACACTGCACACGGTAGGGAGGTATCCCGGTAGTCGTGGGGAATAATTGGTGAAACTTGACGTCCAATGAGCTTTATGCCATACTGCGTCAGATCAATTTCACTCCATGATCGCGGATAGAGGGCTATATAGTGGCATTTGCTTGGGTCCAAATTACTCTCCCACGCactcaatggattttttggtcgactgttgatgaaaattttccttactttaaaaagattctccgcaaaaaaaaatattttcggttttttaaacaatttaaacaaGATTTTAACTTACGCGTAGGTCGAGAGAAGACTCTGAAAGATTGTTTGGTCATTCTCATCGCGGATTGTCACGATAAATTGGTCTGCAACTACAGTGTTGTATTCATAGAGGCCGGGTTTTAAGCTGAAACGACAAAATTCCCCGGCAAAGCCACGGCCAATGGCTCCGGATCCAATACCACCAATTGGGGTGCCGTAAATGCATTTTGAATGCTGCATGTCGTAATAGTCCATTAAACATTGGCGACCTTCACGATTTACTTTCCAGTAGTACGATAAATATCTGTTGATTAAAcagagtttgaaaaaaattagggcTGGGAATGAATACTAAGACGGCGACGGACGCAAAGGCTCTGTTTTGCTTCTCGTTTGGAAAATCTTTCGTAGAAAAATAGAATCCTAGCacaattttcaaagctttcggcaaataaaatctttaaccctttgaggtcCGCGATtaatctagcgagctgattgaactaaaaataatttttatgggttcctttgagcttaaataagacatttttggagaaaaatccgaactcaaaaattttcggtttttcgtccttcctgatcctgtgagtccttggggatgtccttttgtgatcataaaataatcagggattgtaaagacatagtcttgtactaatttgtattcaatattcataaattaactatacaaaataaaacatttttaaaatcgaaCCTTTGGCTCAACGGTCCCCAATGGACCTTAAATGGTTAAAGGACTACAAATAGTTAGCATGAGGAGGTAGAATTAATTACAACttatctattaaaaaaaactatctaaaaattaattaaagataaGATTCATCAAACGGCTAATTGCAAGTcgataaaaaatgcaaactttgcaaattaatttttaacagtaGCTATActggaaaaaataagaattatctTCAGGTGTTCTATGGAccaataaaaagatttttaaacaataaaaaacgTTTATTTCCAGATAAAGTTTTAATGTTTGaattaacctctaggccgccaagcggggtcgttgaacgaccccagccctatatttcgtgctataacttaataaatataaaagataccattcccatcttttggaaataagttctttggttatctgaggaggttgtgtaaaaatttcagctcaatccgtctaccacaagaaaagttattaaggaaaatgtagaagaagggaattcaaaaattggtgtaacggccatgctgcggaaaattttttagaatgaagttagtcacatcataaatcatatggttgaagggggttgaagggttgtgtttactttttcactttaccttttcagtgtcagaattatcgcgaataagtaacataaacaacataaaacataattagaagcatataaatgtgcaaaacaataaagaatattcgagaaatattgccatttatcacggtgcgggaagtgaggggaatgtggggaagtagtgaaaaaaaaatagcagttgcggtcaacttcgtggcaaatttctcacgaagaaagtgtgaaaaaatgagtgaaaaatgtttttccctaatatcttcttctgcgtgtttccgggtggcgaatttgtgatgcaaggggcaagaggactatataaggagtctaaaggtagtgacccgacagttcccgggtttatagtttatgagaaaatcgacttccttcttggggtcgttcaacgaccccaccttggcgctctaaggaagctccaaggtcttggcggccagcaggttaaaagaattaagatcttttcttttatcttaaacagtaatcatttaaatttataaaaaaaaatccctcttaataaactttaaaaatatcgtttttttttagttgttaaagtttcttttgagaccaaaaatttcttataattctaTTTATCCAGGTTCAGTGGCAAAAAAACTGCTaaagttaattgaaaaaaaaaagagaaacatgattattttttgagaCGAGAAATGTTCCCCTCGGGAGATTCCCGGCCCTTTAAAGGgctttccatttaaaattcttcatttatgaacgaaagaaaaaaaaaagagtaacaAACATTTGGTCACCATGTGAAGAAGGTAACGCGTGCAGAGTACAAgaagagtttatttttaaatccaataaaacACGTTGGTGAATTAAATGGGAATTCCATGGGATGCCCCTCGAGGGATTtggtgataaaataaaataagtataAGCAAGGGAAGGGAACGTGCATGGAGGAGTGGAAGAGAGACCATCAAACAGCTGAGTTTCTGTGTCAATAGGGTGATTCAATAGAAGCATATAAGAAGACACCtcaaacttttttctctctcgtaTTATAAGCAAGGTGTGGTGGTTTTGTATTTTGGCCTCATCATCTCTCTCCTCTTCACATGATCGTGTCCAACTCTTTGCGAACAAAtatttgttgaatattttcgGATGAATTCTTTCTCATTTCCTTCCTCTTCTCCGGCAATCCTGTGTGGCTGTTTTTCGGCGGAAAACTTTATTAGAAAATCGATAAGGgtatatgtaaataaaattctttgttacAAATGAGAACACTTTGTGCTATTCCCTCGCCAAGGAGGGCATATGGAAAATGAGATTCGTCTCCAACAAagcaataataaataaaagagaaaaaaataaagaggcgctaaagtgtGTCAATGCGGAGGACAAGACGAGAATTAGCTCCACACATAAGCTTTGTTGATGATTAGACAAATGGATGGGGGATTTGATAAGGAAAGTGTGGAggaaatatattattatatttctgtaattgataaataaattcacagcagttggattttttttccatgatttttctctcccttttgctaaaatattatgaattttatattacacATACAGTGAGGTCACGAAGTACAGCCATTGTACCACTCATGGGCCTACTATAAagcattgagaaaattactttaattcgAGCTTTATTTgctattttagctgtgattctttcttcaaagaagcacagcttctgtgtacactcaaaaatgcaaagtcgtcagatcgggctcaaacttgggataagcacgaattaTGGTCCCTACATTACAAAAaatggtggcgccaaaaatttttccggccgtccggccggccggccggaaccttttgctaaattacaagagaacggtgatagatagagacttgcggtcaacggcaaagttcatatatcgggtggaagacatccgattatgaggtcaaatccgaCACCCCACCctcccgtccgccattttggataaccccaaaattttgttttcgctatatctcagcccctgtaacagctaaaaatctgaaattttgatatgttgtaggggccatcaagacctttccaacgatacctcattttcgaaaatcggtcaagccgtttagccaatatggccgccacaatttttcatcgaaaatctgccataactcgagaacgacttgaccgattttgatcaactcgggctcaaatgaaagatattaacgagccctacaactgctcgaaacattgcaagttcaaaaaaagaccgcaagtggcgctaaaatcgaaaacaaaattttcgatgggttttcgatgaatatctcgagcaccgctttatagaattgcttcatattttggtatgttatagttgactataatatctttcatcatgccaaaaatgaagaaaatctatgtagccgttccggagatatctcgttttaaagttaacatgtcatatcttgagttgttCAAGTCCAGCGCCCCGCGAATACAGACTGGTTCGAATACAGACGGTACCGCCCGTAAAGGGATAGGATGTTTGTATCTCGATAGGCAAACATCGTACTGTGCTCGCCGAGAAGGCATGCTGTATTCACGCTGTGTTCACTATCCACAGCTGTGGGTATGTCTCTCTCAGGCACACGGAAGCGAACGCCGAAAAACAGAGATGAAAATGCCCCTGCCTGGCTAACGTTGTAGTGGTACACGTTGGTCAGATTGTTGGATTGAGAGAAAGAGATGATGCACTCTCATCCACAAAAAACAATGGCCCTCTTGCATCAAATACGGAGAACGAAAGTAACACCTAGATGACTTTCCAATCTGTACACAAATCCAGTTTCACAAATGATAACCCTCTGAGCGCTCTTTGTTGATTCTGTGATAGGGTGAATGGAAACATTTGCCTACCCTTTGGCGATCGATTCCGATCAATGAGGAAAGAAATTGCCGCGAGCTGTCGTTCGGCTTGGGCAATATCGATCTTCAATATATATCAGAtaatgatgataaaaaaacCGAGGACCCTTCCACAATAGACCTTTCAGGTCGCAGTGGGATGAAAGCGACTATACGCATTCGcctcaaataaaaatctgaatCTGAATCTGAATCATATTTtggtatgttatagttgactataatatctttcatcatgccaaaaatgaagaaaatctatgtagccgttccggagatatctcgttttaaagttaacatgtcatatcttgagttgttCAAGTCcagcgccccgcgaagcggggcgttttatatatacatatacaaaagtaaagtaaaatatatataaatgcatagatatatacattatatatacatataaaaatgcaaagataaatatatataaactacAAAGATagatattaaatatagcatggatggaacagtataaagcgaaagaacggtaagtaaaacttacaggctgtgattctttctttgtcagtgaaatgtgaagatggctaaaaattgaggatgggcaaattttgaggagagacttactcgtgagccgaatcacagccaacgcccaccacgattaaggctttcttcaaaatttctgcacgttggctgtgattcggctcgcgagtaagtctctcctccaaatttgcccatcctcaatttttagccatcttcacatttcactgacaaagaaagaatcacagcctgtaagttttacttaccgttctttcgctttatactgttttTTCGAATCTTTTCTTCCCCTTCATCTCAATCAAATTTAATggtcaataaaattaaattcatttgtagggaaaataattaattttaattggttTATTCTTTGACTTTCgaggaaaggagtttattcgtttttctaTGTGAGAAACCCTTTcgtttgaggaaaaaaaaattggggtaCAAGTAGGGTGAAATTCTCTAGTCAGACAGTCCTATGAtttctaaagatttaaaattttttaaagaatttctcacgTATTCTTACGCAAAagttaagttttctttagtcAGGCTGAATCAGGCTAAATGTAATGTTTTTCGCAGATTTTTACGGATTTTAATGCCTGAAGacgatcagaaaaaaatcttcaaaaaacaTAACATTTAGCTcgattcagcctgacttaagaaaacttaactTTCGCTTAggaatactttaaaaaaattggggtTTACTGAAGAAAACTTAGgaaatcttgagaaaattaaagaaaaaaatcttaagaaatctcaagAACTTTTAACTTtcacttaagaaaattataagaaattttaggcttttttttcaaagtttttaagctttccttaaaaaaaacttaagattatCTGACTTAGTGAATTTTACTCGTAGTTTTGTCTTTTGAATCAGGAATCAACTAGAAAAATCCGAGcaaagattttcccaaaaaaacatgcacaatgacgtcactgcAATGATTTTTGTCTGTCTTTATTGCTGTAAGGTGAAGAACACagtagtgacgtcattttgtgtattttttagacaaattttcatttatcttTTTCGGGCTAAACGAATCTTTCCTTTTCCCCCATCTCA from Lutzomyia longipalpis isolate SR_M1_2022 chromosome 4, ASM2433408v1 encodes:
- the LOC129796653 gene encoding non-lysosomal glucosylceramidase, with amino-acid sequence MDCVSVQSTYDLKQYSSVPAYGLKLSFGHVFPEKRHQNIRPSLRQTIPLLPLFYRYLSYYWKVNREGRQCLMDYYDMQHSKCIYGTPIGGIGSGAIGRGFAGEFCRFSLKPGLYEYNTVVADQFIVTIRDENDQTIFQSLLSTYARPKNPLSAWESNLDPSKCHYIALYPRSWSEIDLTQYGIKLIGRQVSPIIPHDYRDTSLPCAVFVWTAENVCDKDRKVSITFTFKNGTGSKKQDAEGNPTTFPFGEGNAKGVAIKQKIAGMECTYNLACKVSGDTTITRCHKFDPNGNGEKLWMDLKETGKLSDKAVDENLKGKDVGVAISGEIALKAEATGEVEFCLAWDMPIVNFGKKLKQYSRYYTKHFGNSGEGGPRIADYALMNYHKWEQQIDLWQRPILEDPDLPDWYKSAIFNELYFISDGGTCWFTIDPNDDLSFDDPRIAYGRFAYLEGHEYRMYNTYDVHFYASHAIANLWPNLQVSLQYDFRDSIFSEVSEPRKCLYDGKVSARKAKDSVPHDLGDPWEEPYILPNSYPIHDVAEWKDLNTKFVLQVYRDYYVLSQLAQANAENASKFSSIEFIDKESLFEMYAHDNRNRLSPDDKANRKSASMYINETNGKVYLMDALVYLKAMYPACKAVMAKSLEWDHDGDGLIENSKFPDQTYDSWVMDGPSSYCGSLWLASLHCMAIMANKMDQPDECVKYSDILEKGKRSFEEKLWNGTFYKFDTAPGNKDTIMSDQLCGHWYLKSCGFDYELFPKENVRSALKVIFENNVKRFCNGTLGAVNGYIQAAQPDKGHPDWTTIQSEEAWTGVTYGLASLMIHEGMFEEAFATAGGLYKTLSERLGMSFDTPEALYAERYYRAIGYMRPLSIWAMQTAWERRKQIRD